One Ricinus communis isolate WT05 ecotype wild-type chromosome 1, ASM1957865v1, whole genome shotgun sequence DNA window includes the following coding sequences:
- the LOC8263475 gene encoding serine/arginine-rich splicing factor RS31 isoform X2: MQRFYILMCISHQVYAGFAFVYFEDERDAADAIRGLDNISFGYDRRKLSVEWARGERGRHRDGSRSMANQRPTKTLFVINFDPIHTRVEDIKRHFERYGEVLHVRIRRNFAFVQFETQEDATKALECTHMTKILDRVVSVEYALRDDSERGDKSDSPRRGSHYGRSPSPVYRRRPSPDYGRARSPVYDKYNGPSYDRRRSPEYGRDQSPEYGRYRSRSPVRRSRT, from the exons ATGCAACGCTTCTACATCCTTATGTGCATCAGCCATCAAGTTTATGCAG GTTTTGcgtttgtttattttgaggATGAACGTGATGCAGCAGATGCCATACGTGGACTTGACAACATATCATTTGGATATGACAGGCGCAAGTTGTCAGTGGAGTGGGCTAGg GGTGAACGTGGTCGGCATCGTGATGGATCCAGATCAATGGCAAACCAAAGGCCAACTAAGACCCtctttgtaattaattttgatcCTATTCACACAAGGGTTGAAGATATAAAGAGACATTTTGAGCGATATGGAGAGGTTCTTCATGTCAGAATTCGGAGGAACTTTGCATTTGTGCAGTTTGAGACACAGGAAGATGCTACCAAAGCTCTCGAGTGTACACACATGAC CAAGATATTGGACAGGGTTGTTTCTGTTGAGTATGCTTTGAGGGATGACAGTGAGAGGGGAGATAAATCTGATAGCCCCAGAAGAGGAAGTCATTATGGGAGGTCTCCAAGTCCTGTGTATCGCAGGCGACCTAGTCCAGACTATGGTAGGGCTCGCAGCCCAGTGTATGATAAGTACAATGGCCCATCTTATGACAGGCGTAGAAGTCCTGAATATGGTAGGGATCAGAGTCCTGAGTATGGTAGATACCGCAG TCGATCACCAGTTCGAAGATCACGAACATGA
- the LOC8263475 gene encoding serine/arginine-rich splicing factor RS31 isoform X1 produces MARPIFVGNFEFETRQSELERLFSKYGRVERVDMKSGFAFVYFEDERDAADAIRGLDNISFGYDRRKLSVEWARGERGRHRDGSRSMANQRPTKTLFVINFDPIHTRVEDIKRHFERYGEVLHVRIRRNFAFVQFETQEDATKALECTHMTKILDRVVSVEYALRDDSERGDKSDSPRRGSHYGRSPSPVYRRRPSPDYGRARSPVYDKYNGPSYDRRRSPEYGRDQSPEYGRYRSRSPVRRSRT; encoded by the exons ATGGCACGGCCGATTTTTGTTGGAAACTTTGAGTTCGAGACTCGCCAATCTGAGTTGGAACGCCTCTTCAGCAAGTACGGACGAGTGGAGCGAGTCGACATGAAATCTg GTTTTGcgtttgtttattttgaggATGAACGTGATGCAGCAGATGCCATACGTGGACTTGACAACATATCATTTGGATATGACAGGCGCAAGTTGTCAGTGGAGTGGGCTAGg GGTGAACGTGGTCGGCATCGTGATGGATCCAGATCAATGGCAAACCAAAGGCCAACTAAGACCCtctttgtaattaattttgatcCTATTCACACAAGGGTTGAAGATATAAAGAGACATTTTGAGCGATATGGAGAGGTTCTTCATGTCAGAATTCGGAGGAACTTTGCATTTGTGCAGTTTGAGACACAGGAAGATGCTACCAAAGCTCTCGAGTGTACACACATGAC CAAGATATTGGACAGGGTTGTTTCTGTTGAGTATGCTTTGAGGGATGACAGTGAGAGGGGAGATAAATCTGATAGCCCCAGAAGAGGAAGTCATTATGGGAGGTCTCCAAGTCCTGTGTATCGCAGGCGACCTAGTCCAGACTATGGTAGGGCTCGCAGCCCAGTGTATGATAAGTACAATGGCCCATCTTATGACAGGCGTAGAAGTCCTGAATATGGTAGGGATCAGAGTCCTGAGTATGGTAGATACCGCAG TCGATCACCAGTTCGAAGATCACGAACATGA
- the LOC8263477 gene encoding protein yippee-like At4g27745, translating into MEDAIGARLYSCYRCRNLVSRHDDIISKGFQASNGRAFLFSHAMNIILGRKEDRQLITGLHTVADIYCSDCGELLGWKYERAYEESQKYKEGKFVIEKFKIVKEN; encoded by the exons ATGGAGGATGCGATTGGAGCACGGCTGTATAGCTGCTATAGGTGCCGGAACCTGGTGTCTCGTCATGATGATATTATCTCAAAGGGTTTTCAG GCAAGCAATGGCAGAGCCTTTCTCTTCTCCCATGCAATGAACATTATTTTAGGGCGTAAAGAGGATCGGCAGCTGATTACCGGGCTCCACACCGTTGCTGATATCTACTGCTCCGATTGCGGGGAGTTGCTAGGTTGGAAGTACGAGAGGGCTTATGAAGAATCGCAGAAGTACAAAGAAGGGAAATTTGTAATAGAGAAATTCAAGATTGTCAAGGAGAACTAG
- the LOC8263476 gene encoding calcium-binding protein KIC, with protein sequence MEKDQIGTKTATSRVYEDLLPVMAEKLDVDSFVSELCGGFRLLADPEKRLITSESLRRNSALLGMEGMSKEDSEEMVREGDLDGDGALNETEFCILMVRLSPEMMEDAEDWLQKAIDHELGKSSP encoded by the coding sequence ATGGAAAAGGATCAAATTGGCACTAAAACTGCAACAAGCAGGGTGTATGAGGATTTGTTACCAGTGATGGCAGAGAAGCTTGATGTCGATTCCTTTGTGTCAGAGTTATGCGGTGGCTTTCGGCTCCTGGCAGACCCTGAGAAAAGATTGATAACATCAGAGAGCCTGAGGAGAAATTCAGCACTTCTAGGTATGGAAGGGATGAGCAAAGAAGACTCAGAGGAGATGGTACGAGAGGGAGATCTTGATGGGGATGGAGCACTCAATGAAACGGAATTTTGCATCCTGATGGTCAGACTTAGCCCTGAAATGATGGAGGATGCTGAAGACTGGCTTCAGAAGGCGATTGATCATGAGTTGGGGAAGTCGTCACCTTGA